Proteins from a single region of Dyadobacter fanqingshengii:
- a CDS encoding putative toxin-antitoxin system toxin component, PIN family, which yields MRVVLDTNVLLISLPLKSKYRPIFDSLRAGEFELIVSNDILLEYHEKISEKTSPEIAENVIKLILSLENCTLQSTFFEWGLMHNDEDDNKYTDCSLVANADHLVSEDRHFNILKDIDFPKLSVIRADDFLELVKPQ from the coding sequence ATGAGAGTAGTTCTGGATACAAATGTCTTGCTGATTTCCCTTCCGTTAAAATCCAAATACCGTCCTATTTTCGATTCTTTGCGAGCCGGTGAATTTGAGCTGATCGTGAGTAATGATATTTTGCTCGAATACCACGAAAAAATCAGTGAGAAGACTTCGCCTGAAATTGCAGAAAACGTAATTAAACTCATTCTTTCATTGGAAAATTGCACATTACAATCCACATTTTTCGAATGGGGCTTGATGCATAATGATGAAGATGACAATAAATACACAGATTGCTCATTAGTTGCTAATGCTGACCATTTGGTTTCCGAAGACCGGCATTTTAACATTCTCAAAGACATTGATTTTCCTAAATTATCAGTCATTCGTGCGGATGATTTTCTTGAATTGGTGAAACCTCAATAG
- a CDS encoding type II toxin-antitoxin system VapC family toxin, giving the protein MRYFLDTNILLAYLRKHHLVNTLQTYFEDEGGLSQMFTSAVCIGELTSIGIQNNWGKQKMAALDSLKDSVLITTELNEQIVERYAEIDAFSQGRLRERHLKGSARNMGKNDLWIAATASILNATLITTDKDFDHLNSEFLNVARFELI; this is encoded by the coding sequence ATGAGATATTTTCTTGACACCAATATATTGCTTGCTTATTTGAGAAAACACCACTTGGTAAACACTTTACAAACATATTTTGAAGACGAAGGAGGCCTGAGTCAAATGTTCACTTCGGCAGTTTGTATTGGAGAGTTAACATCCATTGGAATTCAAAATAATTGGGGTAAGCAAAAGATGGCAGCACTTGATTCTCTTAAAGATTCGGTGCTTATCACGACAGAACTGAATGAACAGATTGTCGAGCGTTACGCAGAAATCGACGCTTTTAGCCAGGGAAGATTGAGGGAAAGACACCTGAAAGGTTCAGCTAGAAACATGGGCAAAAATGACCTTTGGATTGCGGCGACGGCAAGTATTTTGAATGCAACATTGATAACAACGGACAAAGACTTTGATCATTTGAATAGTGAATTTTTAAATGTCGCCCGTTTTGAATTGATATAA
- a CDS encoding sodium:solute symporter family protein produces MNNTIDTVVILVFSAFVMGIGMLFARTGRNLKSFFAGGEAVPWFIGGLSLFMSFFSAGTFVAWGSIAYKHGWVAITIQWTMCIGALITALYLAPRWKRTGALTAAEFIRERLGLAVQKTYIFIFTLVSVFIKGSVLYPVAKLVSASLDLPLVPCTIGLGLFMIAYTAVGGLWAVMVTDILQFVVLSAAVFILLPLSFDKVGGWEGFSKAVPDDFFNLLNGEYTIGFVAAFVIYHICYIGGNWTMVQRYTSVNSEKSAKKVAFLFAGLYLISPVIWMFPPMIYKAINPSLTGLDTENAYLMICKLVLPPGLLGLMLTGMYFSTSASANTALNVVSAVFTNDIYKGMVNPKASDKQLIRVARGSSWFFGLGMIGIALLVPAAGGIVEVVLSISAISGGPLLAPPLWALFSRRLNSTVTLWVTGIGLSVNLFFKILAPLLLDFKLSRGMETIVGVGLPLLLLLAYELWARSKDIIAKEYLTYLETKEQKRIDALEVNAEEAIEIKRQNRFGLQVIAGALLFTAVMLFILSVLTTSGTVITAVVATIVLFSTLIPYMASRKVAAIEVSPIQENHPHE; encoded by the coding sequence ATGAACAACACCATTGATACAGTCGTCATCCTAGTCTTTTCCGCATTTGTGATGGGCATTGGGATGTTATTTGCGAGGACAGGACGGAATTTGAAATCGTTTTTTGCCGGAGGAGAGGCGGTCCCCTGGTTCATAGGGGGGCTGTCCTTGTTTATGAGCTTTTTCTCGGCGGGAACATTCGTTGCGTGGGGCTCCATTGCGTACAAGCACGGCTGGGTGGCCATTACCATTCAATGGACCATGTGCATTGGTGCATTGATCACGGCACTTTATCTGGCGCCTCGATGGAAAAGAACAGGCGCATTAACCGCCGCTGAATTCATTCGGGAGAGACTTGGCCTGGCTGTTCAAAAGACCTATATCTTCATTTTTACGCTGGTTTCGGTTTTTATCAAAGGCTCGGTTTTATACCCGGTTGCCAAGCTCGTGAGTGCTTCGCTCGACTTGCCATTAGTGCCTTGCACGATTGGTTTGGGGCTTTTCATGATTGCATACACGGCAGTCGGAGGGCTTTGGGCGGTCATGGTGACAGACATTTTGCAATTCGTGGTTTTGTCGGCGGCGGTTTTCATTTTACTTCCCTTATCATTTGATAAAGTCGGCGGTTGGGAAGGGTTCAGCAAGGCCGTTCCGGATGATTTTTTCAACCTTTTGAATGGCGAATATACCATTGGATTCGTCGCCGCTTTCGTCATCTATCACATTTGTTATATAGGGGGAAACTGGACGATGGTGCAGCGCTATACGAGCGTGAATAGTGAGAAATCGGCTAAGAAAGTCGCGTTCTTGTTCGCAGGATTATATCTCATTAGTCCGGTGATATGGATGTTTCCACCCATGATTTACAAAGCCATAAATCCCTCATTAACGGGTCTAGACACGGAAAACGCGTATCTGATGATCTGCAAACTGGTGTTACCGCCGGGATTGCTGGGGTTAATGCTGACCGGCATGTATTTCTCAACATCTGCCAGCGCAAACACGGCATTGAATGTCGTTTCAGCCGTTTTTACCAATGATATTTATAAAGGAATGGTCAATCCAAAGGCTTCTGACAAGCAGCTGATCCGGGTTGCACGCGGCTCATCCTGGTTTTTTGGTTTGGGAATGATTGGCATTGCATTGCTTGTTCCCGCAGCCGGAGGCATTGTTGAAGTGGTTTTGAGCATTTCAGCCATATCTGGCGGCCCACTTCTGGCACCGCCGCTCTGGGCATTATTTTCCAGAAGACTCAATAGCACCGTCACATTATGGGTTACCGGCATTGGGCTTTCGGTTAACCTCTTTTTCAAAATCCTGGCTCCGCTGCTTTTAGACTTTAAATTATCCAGAGGCATGGAAACGATCGTTGGGGTCGGGCTTCCGTTGTTGCTTTTGCTCGCTTATGAACTTTGGGCCAGGTCAAAAGACATCATTGCCAAGGAATATTTGACTTACCTGGAAACAAAAGAACAAAAGCGGATCGATGCATTGGAGGTCAATGCGGAAGAAGCCATTGAGATCAAGCGTCAAAACCGTTTTGGCTTACAAGTGATTGCGGGCGCATTGCTTTTTACAGCCGTTATGCTTTTTATATTAAGTGTGTTAACAACTTCCGGGACAGTGATAACTGCTGTAGTGGCGACAATTGTGCTGTTTTCCACATTGATCCCGTATATGGCTTCGCGGAAGGTTGCTGCTATTGAGGTTTCACCAATTCAAGAAAATCATCCGCACGAATGA
- a CDS encoding FAD-dependent oxidoreductase, whose product MIREEASEKRAPKTIASAADLVIVGGGLTGTCAAITAARAGVKVTLIQDRPVLGGNCSSEVRLWILGATSHMGNNNRWAREGGVIDEIMLENIYRNPDGNPLIFDTVLLEKVINEDNITLLLNTAVYDLDKNIESETITAVHAFCSQNSTKYTVTAPLFCDASGDGIVGFLSGAAFRMGAESAGEFGEKFAPDKAYGELLGHSMYFYSKDIGRPVKFIPPSYALQDITEIPRYKTFNPKDFGCRLWWLEYGGRLDTVHDTEKIKWELWKVVYGAWNYIKNSGEFPESENMTLEWVGTIPGKRESRRFEGDYLLKQQDIIEQKPFHDTVGFGGWSLDLHPADGVYSDQSGCNQWHSKGVYSIPYRCFYSKNINNLFIAGRIISATHVAFASTRVMATSAMGGQSVAIAAAIAKKHNCSPREVGEQHLQELQLELWRAGQYLPQTEIADPENLVEQAIEVSASSSLKLKELPGSEHWAVIEHSVAQMVPVHGKMPSVTVWVEALNDTALIVELRKSSKAFNHTPDITLETKSFNLKTGKHEIPLEWSAIFDEAGYAFVSFIKNPNIKIQYSEKRATGLLTVFNATNPAVSNYGKQEPAEDLGVDTFEFWCPQRRPGGRNLAFSFSEPIALFEPENLKNHHNRPISGANAWVADFNDAEPVVNIRWEAPVTISKIDISFDTDFDHPMENVIYVHPETVMPFCATDIEICNDKNEVIGKINDNHLSRRTINFDQPVQTQFLKIKVTNPNPHTPASLFQISCY is encoded by the coding sequence ATGATACGCGAAGAAGCATCTGAGAAAAGAGCACCAAAAACCATTGCATCGGCGGCAGATCTGGTGATTGTAGGAGGAGGATTAACGGGAACCTGCGCTGCGATCACGGCGGCGCGCGCCGGCGTGAAAGTAACATTGATCCAGGACCGGCCTGTTTTGGGGGGAAATTGTTCGAGTGAAGTGCGGCTCTGGATCCTGGGCGCGACTTCTCATATGGGCAACAACAACCGCTGGGCCCGCGAAGGCGGCGTAATTGACGAAATAATGTTGGAAAACATTTACCGCAATCCCGACGGCAACCCGCTGATTTTCGACACGGTTTTATTGGAAAAAGTGATTAATGAAGACAACATTACACTGCTTCTGAACACTGCGGTTTACGATTTGGACAAAAATATTGAATCAGAAACCATCACCGCCGTTCACGCATTTTGCAGCCAGAACAGCACAAAATATACGGTTACCGCCCCACTCTTTTGCGACGCTTCCGGCGACGGGATTGTTGGTTTTTTATCTGGCGCTGCATTTAGGATGGGCGCTGAATCTGCGGGGGAATTTGGTGAAAAATTTGCTCCGGATAAGGCTTACGGGGAGTTGTTAGGGCATTCTATGTATTTCTACTCCAAGGATATAGGCCGCCCGGTGAAGTTTATTCCGCCTTCGTATGCATTGCAGGATATTACTGAAATTCCCCGTTATAAAACATTCAATCCAAAAGACTTCGGTTGCCGGTTATGGTGGCTGGAATATGGCGGAAGGCTTGATACGGTGCACGATACGGAAAAAATCAAATGGGAATTGTGGAAAGTGGTTTACGGAGCTTGGAATTATATTAAAAATTCAGGTGAGTTTCCGGAATCCGAAAACATGACATTGGAATGGGTGGGCACGATTCCGGGTAAGCGGGAAAGCCGCCGGTTCGAAGGGGATTATTTGTTAAAACAGCAGGATATTATTGAACAAAAGCCGTTTCACGACACCGTTGGCTTCGGTGGCTGGAGCCTGGACTTGCATCCCGCCGATGGCGTTTACAGCGACCAATCGGGTTGTAATCAATGGCATAGCAAAGGCGTTTACAGCATTCCTTACCGTTGTTTTTATAGCAAAAACATCAATAATCTTTTCATAGCCGGGCGCATTATCAGCGCCACGCACGTTGCATTTGCGTCCACGCGTGTGATGGCCACCAGTGCGATGGGCGGACAATCGGTTGCAATCGCGGCTGCCATTGCAAAAAAACACAATTGTTCTCCGCGTGAAGTTGGTGAGCAGCATTTGCAGGAGTTGCAGCTGGAATTATGGCGAGCAGGGCAATATTTGCCGCAAACCGAAATTGCTGATCCCGAAAATTTGGTCGAACAAGCAATTGAAGTCAGCGCTTCTTCCAGTTTAAAATTAAAAGAACTTCCCGGCTCGGAGCATTGGGCGGTTATCGAGCATTCTGTTGCGCAAATGGTACCTGTTCATGGTAAAATGCCGTCCGTAACTGTTTGGGTGGAAGCATTAAACGACACAGCATTGATTGTGGAACTGCGAAAAAGCAGTAAAGCATTCAATCACACGCCTGACATTACGCTGGAAACCAAATCTTTCAATTTGAAGACAGGTAAGCATGAAATCCCGTTGGAATGGTCGGCAATTTTTGATGAGGCCGGTTATGCATTTGTATCTTTTATCAAAAACCCAAACATAAAAATTCAATATAGCGAAAAACGTGCAACAGGCTTGCTAACAGTATTTAATGCAACAAATCCTGCTGTCTCCAACTACGGAAAACAAGAGCCTGCGGAAGATCTGGGCGTGGATACATTCGAATTCTGGTGCCCGCAGCGCAGACCTGGAGGACGTAATCTGGCATTCAGCTTTAGCGAACCGATTGCGCTTTTTGAACCGGAAAATTTGAAAAATCATCATAACCGGCCTATATCCGGCGCAAATGCCTGGGTTGCCGACTTCAATGATGCCGAGCCGGTGGTAAACATCCGCTGGGAAGCCCCGGTAACAATTAGCAAAATCGACATTTCCTTTGATACAGATTTTGATCACCCCATGGAGAACGTCATTTATGTGCACCCGGAAACGGTTATGCCTTTCTGCGCCACCGACATTGAAATTTGTAATGACAAAAATGAAGTCATTGGAAAAATAAATGACAATCACCTCTCACGCAGGACCATTAACTTCGATCAGCCTGTCCAAACGCAGTTTTTGAAAATAAAAGTCACCAACCCCAATCCGCATACACCCGCATCTTTATTCCAGATCAGCTGCTATTGA
- a CDS encoding trans-sulfuration enzyme family protein, protein MKKQTKAIRTQTPKTKYREHSTPLFLTSSFTFESAEQGKALFEETEDGNIYSRFSNPTVQEFVDKVCLLEDCEDGVATATGMAAVFASMAALLKTGDHIIASRALFGSAHQVITQILSKWGITHTYLDADASEADWEAAVKPNSKMVYLETPSNPGLDLVDLAMVGRLCKKHNLIFNVDNCFASPALQVPAEFGADLVLHSATKFMDGQGRVLGGVVVGKKEYIKELRFFCRQTGPSMSPFNAWVLTKSLETLGLRMDRHCSNALQLAEALEKHPDVKSVRYPFLESHPQHELAKQQMSAGGAIVTIDLEGGFERVSAFMDALEIASLSSNLGDTRTIVTNPNTTTHAKLKPEEKKALGITEGLIRISVGLEDIEDLIEDFTNAVEVSVKSDILD, encoded by the coding sequence ATGAAAAAACAAACCAAAGCGATACGCACGCAAACGCCAAAAACAAAGTATCGCGAGCATTCAACTCCATTGTTCCTGACCAGCAGTTTCACTTTTGAAAGCGCGGAACAGGGTAAAGCACTTTTTGAGGAAACCGAAGACGGAAACATTTACAGCCGTTTCTCTAACCCAACTGTGCAGGAATTTGTTGACAAGGTTTGTCTTTTAGAAGATTGCGAAGATGGCGTTGCTACGGCAACAGGCATGGCGGCAGTTTTTGCAAGCATGGCTGCTTTGCTGAAAACCGGCGATCACATTATTGCGAGCCGTGCATTGTTCGGCTCTGCGCATCAGGTGATTACACAGATTTTAAGCAAATGGGGCATTACACATACTTACCTGGATGCAGACGCGAGCGAAGCAGACTGGGAAGCAGCAGTTAAGCCTAATTCCAAAATGGTCTATCTGGAAACGCCGTCAAATCCGGGCCTTGACCTTGTGGATTTGGCAATGGTAGGAAGACTTTGCAAAAAACACAATTTGATTTTCAATGTAGACAACTGTTTTGCCTCACCAGCATTACAAGTTCCCGCAGAGTTCGGCGCTGATCTGGTTTTACATTCAGCTACGAAGTTCATGGACGGACAGGGCCGCGTATTGGGCGGTGTTGTTGTTGGTAAAAAAGAATATATCAAAGAGTTACGGTTTTTCTGTCGCCAGACGGGGCCATCGATGTCGCCATTTAATGCATGGGTTTTGACCAAAAGTCTTGAAACGCTTGGATTAAGAATGGACAGACATTGTTCCAATGCATTGCAGCTTGCCGAGGCTTTGGAAAAACATCCGGATGTAAAGTCCGTGCGATATCCGTTCCTGGAATCACACCCGCAGCATGAATTGGCCAAACAGCAAATGTCAGCTGGCGGTGCGATTGTTACCATTGATTTGGAAGGTGGATTTGAAAGGGTTTCTGCGTTTATGGATGCATTGGAAATCGCTTCCCTTTCATCAAACCTGGGCGACACAAGGACCATTGTAACCAACCCAAATACAACCACGCACGCAAAACTCAAACCGGAAGAGAAAAAAGCATTAGGTATTACAGAAGGCCTGATCCGCATTTCAGTCGGTTTGGAAGACATCGAAGATTTAATCGAAGACTTCACCAACGCCGTGGAGGTGTCGGTGAAAAGTGATATATTAGATTGA
- a CDS encoding TSUP family transporter, translating into MKEAADFTPSSDTNWESLDVAYIASGDPEEDRRLAALARAKGQVVFLRDIPEESDVRFNTASSQTQTWSQTQAEPRNNTKIPLSWETIQQKIWAATIRKRTRTEVAVNIFSAIALMIVGHLLFTFFTYDRLTVLWDELELSEGFFYYVLGGFVAQMIDGALGMAYGVTAATFLLTLGVPPSAVSASVHTSEIFTSGVSGYMHLKFGNVNSKLFKKILFPGVLGAIAGAYLLSSFEKYIYIIKPLVAVYTLILGILIIQKALKKRVEKRPMTKIGWLAMAGGTLDSIGGGGWGPIVTSTLIARGRHPKYTIGSVNLAEFFVSLASSVTFISIIGFSHWQVVLGLILGGMVAAPIAANLSRRLPIKTMMIMVGTVIIIVSLRIIYMMLSDL; encoded by the coding sequence TTGAAGGAAGCGGCGGATTTTACACCCTCATCTGACACTAACTGGGAATCTTTGGATGTTGCCTACATCGCAAGTGGTGACCCTGAGGAAGATCGGCGCCTAGCGGCACTCGCGAGGGCAAAGGGTCAGGTAGTTTTTCTACGGGATATTCCCGAAGAATCAGACGTTCGTTTTAATACAGCATCAAGTCAGACTCAGACTTGGTCACAAACCCAAGCCGAACCAAGGAATAATACAAAAATACCGCTGAGCTGGGAAACCATCCAGCAAAAGATTTGGGCAGCCACCATTCGCAAAAGAACCCGTACAGAAGTTGCCGTTAATATATTCTCCGCGATTGCTTTGATGATCGTTGGCCATTTGCTGTTCACCTTCTTTACTTACGACCGGCTGACCGTTCTTTGGGATGAACTGGAATTGAGTGAGGGTTTCTTTTACTATGTGCTGGGCGGCTTCGTCGCGCAGATGATCGATGGTGCATTGGGTATGGCGTATGGCGTTACGGCCGCCACTTTTCTACTGACACTAGGCGTTCCGCCTTCCGCCGTTAGCGCGAGCGTGCATACTTCCGAGATATTTACGAGCGGTGTTTCGGGATACATGCACTTGAAATTCGGCAATGTGAATAGCAAGCTTTTCAAAAAAATCCTGTTTCCGGGCGTTTTAGGTGCAATTGCAGGCGCTTATCTCCTATCGTCATTTGAAAAATACATTTACATCATCAAGCCGTTAGTGGCAGTTTATACTTTAATTCTGGGAATTCTTATCATCCAGAAAGCGTTAAAGAAACGAGTTGAAAAAAGGCCGATGACAAAAATCGGCTGGCTGGCAATGGCAGGCGGAACGCTCGATTCGATCGGCGGCGGCGGTTGGGGACCTATCGTAACATCTACGCTGATCGCCCGCGGACGCCACCCGAAATACACCATCGGATCGGTCAACCTGGCGGAGTTTTTTGTTTCACTCGCGAGTTCAGTTACATTCATCAGCATCATCGGATTTTCGCATTGGCAGGTCGTTCTGGGGCTCATACTGGGTGGTATGGTTGCCGCTCCGATCGCCGCAAATCTATCCAGAAGGTTACCGATCAAAACCATGATGATCATGGTCGGAACCGTTATCATTATTGTTAGTTTGAGAATCATTTATATGATGCTCAGCGATTTATAA
- a CDS encoding glycoside hydrolase family 2 protein — MNFKFKTFLLIIVCWASQGAFGQYKIREPAAIPLHGEWLFALDPAEMGVTGKWFMEKVAQSNRLDKVTVPHCFSSDPRFEHYTGTAWYRKTFSWKPVTGKRVILHFDAAYYKTHVWLNNEKVGEHEGGYTPFSFDVTDLLKDGDNLLAVSVNNDTWKPGTVPGAKDNGNINDPFMGWLNYGGLIRPVYLTIEPEVYVENLKIDALPDLVKGTAVLKTKIRFRNASKSAISPKISYNVTFNGKTVPVNIKGKSESIPAGQMGLVESEGTLTAAQVKLWDLDEPNLYQLKVAVGEDSVSSHFGIRKVEVKNAQLHLNGKSIRVGGGNRVVDYPGLGSVEPDWLIEKDFKLMKEAGMEFQRLTHYTPSEYFYDLADKYGMLIITEAGNWQLTPNQMDNDSIRKKFRSQFTEMAERDWNHPSVIAYSVGNEYQSTTPAGQSWTKDMIAFARQTDPTRLYTFATMLLNTLPKKPEDEASQYVDFISTNTYGNHAKVLDHIHTLYPEKPILVSEWGVRADAKDEAFQAKHIADLMVEFRKRPYIVGASWWTYNDYQSRHHGTNVNGYRPWGIVGPDRSFRAAYGVHQNEYSPVTIEKVSFKTGGQGQHLLTVRLTVRGDFPSRAIKGYKLKTNGTTLTLPDLNPGESKEIDIPVAGFDKQLHITISKPTGFTAIETDIELK; from the coding sequence ATGAATTTTAAGTTTAAAACATTCCTCCTGATTATCGTTTGCTGGGCATCGCAAGGCGCTTTTGGCCAATATAAAATCCGTGAACCTGCTGCTATTCCGCTGCATGGCGAGTGGTTGTTTGCGCTTGATCCTGCCGAAATGGGGGTGACAGGCAAATGGTTTATGGAGAAAGTTGCGCAGAGCAACCGACTTGATAAAGTGACTGTCCCGCATTGCTTTTCCTCCGACCCGCGTTTCGAACATTACACCGGAACGGCCTGGTATAGAAAGACTTTTTCGTGGAAACCGGTCACAGGAAAGCGCGTAATCCTGCATTTTGACGCTGCTTACTATAAAACCCATGTTTGGCTTAATAACGAAAAAGTGGGCGAACATGAAGGCGGTTACACACCTTTCAGCTTTGATGTGACGGATTTGTTGAAAGACGGCGATAACCTGCTCGCGGTTTCGGTCAACAATGATACATGGAAACCCGGAACGGTTCCTGGGGCCAAGGATAATGGCAATATCAATGATCCGTTTATGGGCTGGCTAAATTATGGCGGCTTGATCCGGCCTGTTTATCTGACCATTGAGCCAGAGGTTTACGTCGAAAATTTAAAAATAGATGCGCTTCCTGATCTCGTAAAAGGAACGGCGGTTTTGAAAACCAAAATCAGATTTCGCAATGCTTCTAAATCTGCCATCTCGCCAAAAATCAGTTACAATGTTACTTTCAATGGTAAGACGGTTCCTGTTAATATAAAAGGTAAATCTGAAAGTATTCCCGCCGGTCAAATGGGCCTGGTTGAATCAGAAGGCACATTAACTGCCGCGCAGGTTAAGCTGTGGGATTTGGATGAGCCTAATTTGTATCAGCTTAAAGTTGCGGTCGGGGAAGATTCTGTTTCTTCCCATTTCGGGATCAGAAAGGTGGAAGTGAAGAATGCGCAGCTGCATTTGAATGGAAAATCAATTCGTGTCGGTGGCGGGAACCGGGTTGTGGATTATCCTGGCCTGGGTTCGGTGGAACCGGATTGGCTTATTGAAAAAGACTTCAAATTGATGAAAGAAGCGGGCATGGAATTCCAACGGCTAACGCACTACACGCCCTCTGAGTATTTCTACGACCTCGCCGATAAATACGGGATGCTGATCATTACCGAAGCCGGAAATTGGCAGCTCACGCCCAATCAGATGGATAATGATTCTATTCGAAAGAAATTCCGCTCTCAGTTCACCGAAATGGCGGAAAGGGATTGGAACCACCCGAGCGTGATCGCATATAGTGTGGGAAATGAATATCAGTCGACCACGCCTGCGGGGCAAAGCTGGACCAAAGACATGATCGCATTTGCGCGGCAGACCGACCCGACCCGACTTTACACATTTGCAACGATGCTATTGAACACACTTCCTAAAAAACCGGAAGATGAAGCCAGCCAGTATGTGGATTTTATCTCGACGAACACATATGGAAATCACGCAAAAGTTTTGGATCACATTCACACTTTATACCCTGAAAAACCAATTCTCGTGAGCGAATGGGGCGTTCGTGCGGATGCCAAAGATGAGGCATTTCAAGCGAAGCATATTGCAGATTTAATGGTTGAATTCCGCAAGAGGCCCTATATCGTCGGCGCTTCCTGGTGGACTTATAATGATTACCAAAGCCGCCATCACGGCACGAATGTCAATGGTTACCGCCCTTGGGGAATAGTTGGGCCCGATCGCTCATTCCGAGCCGCTTATGGAGTTCATCAAAACGAATATTCGCCTGTAACCATAGAAAAAGTTAGTTTCAAAACCGGCGGACAAGGGCAACATCTACTTACCGTGCGGCTAACTGTGCGTGGCGACTTTCCTTCGCGAGCGATCAAGGGCTACAAGCTCAAAACAAACGGCACAACCCTCACCTTACCCGACCTGAATCCGGGTGAATCGAAAGAAATAGACATTCCGGTCGCTGGTTTTGATAAGCAACTGCACATTACGATCTCGAAACCGACGGGCTTTACGGCGATTGAGACAGACATCGAATTGAAATAA